In Oncorhynchus tshawytscha isolate Ot180627B linkage group LG08, Otsh_v2.0, whole genome shotgun sequence, the genomic window ctaaaaaataattcaattttgacattatggggtattgtgtgtaggccagcgacagaaaatctcaatttaatccattttaaattcaggctgtaacaaaaatgtattttttaaagtcaaggggtgtgaatactttctattGACACTGTACATACGCACGCACATCCCACTTTAGGTCAACACAAACTCACAATCCAAAAGGACTAGGCAAAAGATTGTGGttctcacatcaaaacaaaagAGGATATTGATCGTTTCTACTGTTTAAGCAAAATCTCTGAAAATAAATTGATCAACTTCAAGATGACTGCTCTATTTGAACATGCTACATTGTGATCATACAAACCTATTCCTGTAGCTAGCTTGATCTCCTccaaggtgaattcctctccttCGTTGAACATGAGCAGCACTAGCGTCTGAAACAGGGAAACCTGAAGCTCTTTTTTGCCCTATTtgggaaaaaacaaacaaaacagggaTACGAaaagttaaaaaaattaaattctGCCTAAATATAttaaactgaacaaaaacaaaGGCAACATGTtgagtgttggtcctatgtttcatgagctgaaataaaatgttCTTATTTCACTAACATCTTgtgcaaatttgtttacatctattagtgagcatttctcctttgccaagattatccatccagctgacaggtgtggcatatcaagaagctgattaaactgcatgctcattacataggtgcaccttgtgctgagggcaataaaaggccactaaaatgtgcagttgtgtcacaacacaacgccacagatgtgaGATGAGGGAGcaggcaattggcatgctgactgcaggaatgtccaccagagctgtttgcAGATAACCTAATGttattttctctaccataagctgcctccaatgtcgttttagagaatttggcagtaggtccaaCCGTTCGCAATGTGTAACCACGcctgcccaggacctccacatccagctttttcacctgcgggattgtctgaaaccagccacctggacagctgatgaaaccgtGGGTTTGTACAACCGAATCATTTCTACACAAACCGccagaaacagtctcagggaagctcagctcattgtcctcaccagggtcttgacctgactgcagttcggcatcgtaacggacttcagtggacaaatgctcacctttgatggccagtGGCAcgttggagaagtgtgctcttcacagatgaatcccggtttcaacagtACTAGGCAGATGGAGGATAACGCGTATGGCGTTAGGttggcgagtggtttgctgaacGTTGTGAACCATGGCGGCcgtgtggttatggtatgggcaggcataagctatggacaacgaacacaattacattttatcgatggcaatttgaatgtacagagataccatgacgagatcctgaggcccattgtcatgccattcatccgctgacATCACttcatgttttagcatgataatgcaccacggccccatgtcgcaaggatctgtacacaattcctggaggcTGAAaatttcccagttcttccatggcctgcatactcaccagacatgtcaccaattgagcatgtttgggatgctctggatcaacgtgtacgacagcgtgttccagttcccgccaatatccagcaactacgcacagacattgaagaggagtgggacaatattccatAGGCCACaaccagcctgatcaactctatgtggaagagatgtgtcgcgcttcaggaaaatggtggtcacaccagatactgaccggttttctgatccacgcccctacctttttcttAAGGTcaatgtgaccaacagatgcatatttgtattcccagtcacgtttacttatatgaactgtaactcagtaaaatctttgaaattgttgtgttggatttatatttttgttcagtgtaaatgagTGAAACATCATTCAATAGATGGATAGCTACCTCTTTAAATTCAGCTTTTAAAACACAATGGCCTAACGTCGACTGCCACTGTAGCTTCCTGCCGCTGTGCTTGCCCAGGTAAAACGTCTTGAAAATCTCCTGCAGTCgcaccatctggacaagaggggtAAAAGTGTTAAAACAGTAAACACTGAGGACAGGTCTATAAAAACAATGTATGACCTAGATAATAATTGTGATGATTAGGCTTTGCTGTACCGTTGTTTCTGAGTGCCCTAGAGGGAAAAAAAAAAGGAAGCACAGATTTTTTTCCTTTTCTTCCTATCGTGGATTGACGGGCCTCATTTTACATTCATAAACCATGTTGTGGGCCTTTCCAAAACCACTTGGGGGGGGCATTTGTTTACACCTCATTCAGTCACGTTgcctcattagctagctagttaacaactTGGTAAATTTACCAGCATATCCAAACTTTTGGGGGcacagaaagaaaagagaaaagggACAGCTTTTTCAGATGTCATCGCTCACAAAAATGGATGTTCTTAAAGAAACAGTGTACCATTTTCCATACAATGCATGTCAATAGGTAGTGATTTTCCACAATATAGAAACCTAATATTCCACAAATGACTTTGTAATTTCAatgataaaattaaaaaaaaaaattgtatctaCATTTAGGCTTTTTATAATAAACCAATTCccaatatagtgtactacttttgagtcctatgggccctggtcaaaagtacagcactataaagggaacagggtgccatctgggatacCAACCAAATGTATTACATATCAGGTCATAAAACAAAAGAGCCCGAAGGGTTCGATATTTGTAACCTCTGCGGGCAGATGGACCTCCATTGGGATGTAGGTGGGCCAGTATCCCATGGTGAGGATGTTCACCGTCAGCTCAATGTTACCAGGGATGTTTTGACACTGCATGTAATAGAGAAAAAAGgtagaaaaaaaatacataagCTAATATTTCAAAGTTATTTTGATGTCCAAATACTGCCCCAACGACAAGCTTCCCCCCCCCTTACATATCTATAGCTGACTGCGTAATGTATTTGATATTGTTGCCCTAAAAACTGAGAAATCACTACTGATGGTCTTCCCTATTCCAGAAGCATGTGTACGTACCTGTTTGAACTGCACCATGATGTCCTTGGAAAGCTCCATGTCCTTGAACATGCCTTCCAGCTTGCTGGTGAATGCTGCTCCACATTCTAAAGAAAGGACCAAGATTACGAGCTACTGGTCTCATTCAGTATCACATGCCTCATAGTTGTTTGGTAAGAGTTGTATTCGTATCGTTTATAGTAGTAGCTAATGGCAGTGGTGTGATCTGATGTAGACAGCGGTGGATGATTGTATGGGGCAGACCTTGGCTCAATACTATTAgaaatatttatattattttgaGCGTTTTATTGAGCCTGCCTCGAGTGTCAGACGGATAGGGTTGGTGTTGCAATtatgggactattccattggatCAGTCAATCAAGCACAGCCATTTGATAGAAAATGTATATTATTTGAACCCGGGTCTGATGGGGAACACACTGACCATGTTTCAGTTTCGACAGCATGGACTTCTCGGCATCCACAGAGGCACTCTTTCCCACCAGCAACCTCTTGGCCAGATCTTTCTTGTAGAAGGCCTCAAAAACATCTTTGCCTATTCAAGAATCCAAAAGGGAAATATAAAGTTCAAGTACAAAGATAGACTTCTAAGAGACCTGTCAAAGAGGAGAGAGTTAAAAGGACCTGGAAGTAGATGGTTGGCTGAATATATGGGACTATTATAACCATAACAGAATATGTTGGGATGGCAATACCATAAATGAATCGGAAGATGATCATGATCTTGTCCAACATCTTCTCCAGCTCCTCGTCCGTCGCCTCCTTGTTACCCGCCCTAAGCTTTGAATCCACGTGTTTTGCTACAAAATATAACCATCTGAATtgtttaatttacattttttgtaGTTCACTTATGAAAATCTAGAAAATAAGTTTTGCTTAATAGCTTTATCAGGTAGCTTTCAACTGACAGGAGCATAACACACAAACATTATGAATGAAGGCATGTTGAAAAAGGAGAGCTCTCTTGCTGTCATTTTATGTAGTAGTGTCATAATTTCTCCCATAGTGATTAGCATTAGATCTAGTTTCCTTCCTTCATGGAACCAGGATTACATTCATAAGATGATCATCATGCAATACCAACCTATGAGCTCAGCAGGTTTGTTTGGTCTCTTGTTGATGAAGGTCTCAAAAGCCTCCTTCATGGCATTGACAAACTTCTCGTTCTTTATGAAGCAGATGTCGATGATGTGGTCCACCTTGTCCTTGAAGTCCAGGAGCTCCTGTACCATGGTCTTGTCCTTCTCAGGGTTAATGACGATCGTACTTCCAAATGCCTGTGAGAGGTTCGTAGAGGTGTCAAGGGCCActttttattttaactaggcaggtcagttaagaacaaattcttatatacaatgactgcctacaccggccaaacccggacgacgctgggccaattgtgagctgccctatgggactcccaatcatggccgttgagacacagcctggaatcgaactagggtgtctgtagtgacgcatcaAGCACTGAGTTGCAGTGCCTTACACCGCTGCACCACCCGGGAGCCCCACTATACTGTACAAATGAATGATCCAATTTTTCTACTGTTTTGTACTTGGAAGGAAGTGTCCCCACACCTCCAAAATGTTAATTAGTAAGAGGAAATGACTGAGTCGGTGGTGGAATTGCTGACCTAAAGACCATTGATCTTTTCAAGCATACCTTGATGTACTCGATCCAATGCTGTAAGAGAACCAGTACGCCCCCTCTCACACGACTGAAAAGCTGATAGAGAAGACACAAGTCCTGGATTCTGTTCTCATCTAGCAGGTGATTCAAGCCTGGAGATGGAAAAATAGCAATTTAGTTcatggtactatatatatatatatatatacacacaatgtCCTCATGTGATGACAATAACATTGCTATTTTAAATGGTTAAACTGTCACGATTGTAAGCAAATAAATGTCCCAGTGTGTCAAGTCGCTAATTTCTGACATATACCTTTCTGCAGAGTTGAAGTGAGATGTTCACCCAGTAGTTGCTTCTCCACAGTGGCAATGAGAGGTTTTCTGAAGAAAATAAAAAGAGGGAGGAAATGAGTCAATCACTCTCTTTTCATCCTTTATATGTACACCGGTAGATCCTGTTGAGACCAGTGCCAAGAAGGCAGCAAATCAAACATTCATTGAGTCAAATGTAGAACTTAAAACAGAGGACCACAATACTCATGGGCTTTTGGAAGGCTAACCCCTTGTATTCTAAAAGCAATCCAATCAAGATCAAGTAAAAAAATACTCACTGTGTGCTCTGGTCTAGATACGTGATGACTCTGTCCGCTTCCTCCTCTAAGCGTTTGTTGACGTGATGGAGATAGTCTGGGACCTGAAGAGACATTAGTCATTTGGCATACGAAGCCAAACAGCAGCCTATTCTTACAGGGTGAAACAAACATCTAGTATATGTAAAATCATCCCACATATCACATCAATCCAAAATAACAAAGTATTTTTTTACCAGCAGTAACTAAGTTTACACAAGACTCAAAATGCAAACAGACCTGGTCTCAGATCgatttgtgctgtatagccaaaCATTACATTTGAGTAAAATAAAATCTAAGTTTCGATTTGCAGAAGCTATCGCAGGTGGAGTGAAATGCCTATGTTTCTagcgccaacagtgcagtaacaaTTGTAATGTGAAGATCATAGAAGTTGGCAAGAGAGCAATAACAGATCTTACCAACTCCTATGATCATTGTCCAAGTTCGGCAGTAGTGTCATTTTTGGCTACACAGTACAAACAGATATGGGACCAGACTATCGAAAAGCTGCCTCTAGTCAGACTCCGACAGTTAGCGGTGTTGCGCTTCCTGGAGGGATaaatcacctctctctcctgcatcAGTCGCTGTCCCTCAGCAGCATACAGACGATTAGTCTCCTCCAGAAAGCGCTGCTCAAAGGAGTCCTGATAAATCTGTCAGGAGCGGGGAGAACATTGGGTGTCATTAAAGCTATTTCTCAAGTGGCGGAGCTGAGATCACATCAACTCGAATCCAGATGCAGGTGCTGCTGATTGCAaataacaacagacaaacacCCCTTGC contains:
- the LOC112256372 gene encoding cullin-4B isoform X3; this translates as MAEESSSASCSSNKTKTVFLAGVVGHHANGLTKTAGSTTFSSSKPGAAKKLVIKNFKEKPKLPENYTHETWQKLKEAVEAIQNSTSIKYNLEELYQAVENLCSHKISARLYKQLRVVCEDHIKAQIDQFREDVLDSTLFLKKIDNCWQDHCRQMIMIRSIFLFLDRTYVLQNSMLPSIWDMGLELFRFYIISDMKVQSKTIYGILLLIERERSGETIDRSLLRSLLSMLSDLQIYQDSFEQRFLEETNRLYAAEGQRLMQEREVPDYLHHVNKRLEEEADRVITYLDQSTQKPLIATVEKQLLGEHLTSTLQKGLNHLLDENRIQDLCLLYQLFSRVRGGVLVLLQHWIEYIKAFGSTIVINPEKDKTMVQELLDFKDKVDHIIDICFIKNEKFVNAMKEAFETFINKRPNKPAELIAKHVDSKLRAGNKEATDEELEKMLDKIMIIFRFIYGKDVFEAFYKKDLAKRLLVGKSASVDAEKSMLSKLKHECGAAFTSKLEGMFKDMELSKDIMVQFKQCQNIPGNIELTVNILTMGYWPTYIPMEVHLPAEMVRLQEIFKTFYLGKHSGRKLQWQSTLGHCVLKAEFKEGKKELQVSLFQTLVLLMFNEGEEFTLEEIKLATGIVSIEKDGELRRTLQSLACGKARVIHKVPKSKDVEDGDKFSCNDDFKHKLFRIKINQIQMKETVEEQASTTERVYQDRQYQIDAAIVRIMKMRKTLSHNLLVSEVYNQLKFPVKPADLKKRIESLIDRDYMERDKENPNQYNYVA